One part of the Tenacibaculum sp. 190130A14a genome encodes these proteins:
- a CDS encoding CcoQ/FixQ family Cbb3-type cytochrome c oxidase assembly chaperone, whose amino-acid sequence MLKFVKNHMETIAGIEIYPIISLTIFFTFFVVLFWWVFTAKKEYISKVSELPLDN is encoded by the coding sequence ATGTTAAAGTTCGTAAAAAATCACATGGAGACTATTGCTGGTATTGAAATCTACCCAATTATCTCATTAACCATATTCTTTACATTCTTTGTAGTGTTGTTTTGGTGGGTGTTTACAGCCAAAAAGGAGTATATAAGTAAGGTAAGTGAATTACCATTAGATAACTAG